Proteins from a genomic interval of Rhodothermus marinus:
- the atpG gene encoding ATP synthase F1 subunit gamma produces the protein MASLRDIRNRINSVKSTQQVTRAMKMVAAAKLRRAQERIFQTRPYAFQLAEVISHLQGHVDPSTHPLFQPRAERQAALLVVVTADRGLAGAFNANIIKLTEQTIARDYAELEQAGRLYLYCVGRKGYDYFRRRNYQIVANRQGFFDRLTFDIAREISEDIVSGYLEGRWDEVRIVYNEFRNTIAQNRIVEPFLPIPPERFLTPIMERELGRRPQLRPGYRVDYIFEPSSQAILDALVPRYLNYQIWRILLESYAAEQGARMVAMDNATTNAEELLHQLRLKYNRARQDAITKEILEITSGAEALAKGGG, from the coding sequence ATGGCAAGCCTTCGGGACATCCGCAACCGGATCAATTCGGTCAAGAGCACGCAGCAGGTCACGCGCGCCATGAAAATGGTGGCGGCGGCCAAGCTGCGCCGGGCGCAGGAGCGCATCTTCCAGACGCGTCCCTATGCCTTCCAGCTGGCCGAGGTGATCAGCCACCTGCAGGGGCACGTTGATCCGAGCACGCACCCGCTCTTTCAGCCCCGCGCCGAACGGCAGGCGGCGCTGCTTGTGGTGGTCACGGCCGATCGCGGACTGGCCGGTGCCTTCAACGCGAACATCATCAAGCTGACCGAGCAGACGATCGCCCGCGACTACGCCGAACTGGAGCAGGCCGGCCGTCTGTACCTCTACTGCGTGGGGCGGAAAGGCTACGACTACTTCCGCCGGCGGAACTACCAGATCGTGGCGAACCGGCAGGGCTTCTTCGATCGGCTCACTTTCGACATCGCCCGTGAAATCTCTGAGGACATTGTGAGCGGCTACCTGGAAGGGCGGTGGGACGAGGTGCGCATCGTGTACAACGAGTTTCGTAACACGATCGCGCAGAACCGAATCGTGGAGCCGTTCCTGCCGATTCCGCCGGAGCGTTTCCTGACGCCTATCATGGAGCGTGAGCTGGGGCGGCGGCCACAGCTCCGGCCCGGCTACCGGGTGGATTACATCTTCGAGCCGAGCTCGCAGGCCATCCTGGACGCGCTCGTGCCCCGCTACCTGAACTATCAGATCTGGCGCATCCTGCTGGAGTCGTACGCCGCCGAGCAGGGCGCGCGCATGGTGGCCATGGACAATGCCACCACGAACGCCGAAGAGTTGCTCCATCAGCTCCGGCTCAAGTACAACCGGGCGCGCCAGGACGCCATCACGAAAGAAATCCTGGAGATCACCAGCGGTGCTGAAGCGCTGGCAAAAGGTGGCGGTTGA
- the queC gene encoding 7-cyano-7-deazaguanine synthase QueC, with amino-acid sequence MSAPNLLPTLKPAEHGETALVLLSGGQDSTTCLYWALHYFPKVEAIGFHYGQKHAVELEQARKIAEQAGVPFTVLDLRGLLRGSALTEHDQDVSAAHPLAPHLPASFVPGRNALFLTLAASYGFTRGIHDLVGGMCQTDYSGYPDCRRPFIDAMERALSLALDTTIRIHTPLMHLTKAETWRLARELGILDVIIELTHTDYNGDRSERHAWGYGRLDNPASILRARGYEEAKARGWLD; translated from the coding sequence ATGTCCGCCCCGAACCTGCTGCCCACGCTGAAGCCCGCTGAGCACGGCGAGACGGCCCTGGTGCTGCTCTCCGGCGGGCAGGACTCGACCACCTGCCTCTACTGGGCGCTGCACTACTTCCCGAAGGTCGAGGCCATCGGCTTCCACTACGGCCAGAAGCACGCCGTCGAACTCGAGCAGGCCCGCAAGATCGCCGAACAGGCCGGCGTGCCCTTCACCGTGCTGGACCTGCGCGGCCTGCTGCGCGGCAGCGCCCTGACCGAGCACGACCAGGACGTCTCGGCCGCCCATCCGCTGGCCCCCCATCTGCCCGCCTCGTTCGTGCCCGGCCGCAACGCGCTGTTTCTGACGCTGGCCGCCAGCTACGGCTTCACGCGCGGCATCCACGACCTGGTCGGCGGCATGTGCCAGACCGACTACTCGGGCTATCCCGACTGCCGCCGCCCGTTCATCGACGCCATGGAGCGGGCGCTTTCGCTGGCGCTCGACACGACGATTCGCATCCACACGCCGCTGATGCACCTGACCAAAGCCGAAACCTGGCGTCTTGCCCGCGAACTGGGCATTTTGGACGTGATCATCGAACTGACGCACACCGACTACAACGGCGACCGCTCCGAGCGCCATGCGTGGGGCTACGGCCGGCTCGACAACCCGGCCTCGATCCTGCGCGCCCGCGGCTACGAGGAGGCGAAAGCCCGCGGCTGGCTCGACTGA
- a CDS encoding 7-carboxy-7-deazaguanine synthase QueE: protein MRSYRIKAIWKTLQGEGFFAGRPAVFVRFVGCNLWSGYEQDRERDARRTGADCPRWCDTDFRKEGSRAYTADELVAAMQEVGGPIRFCVLTGGEPLLQLDAALMRALKAAGYFVAIETNGTISLRQACTDPETGQVVAPDWIVCSPKLPEDRLTLEYFDELKLVMPDYRPEQYARFARRARPHRAGGRRVPLLWLQPEDGPRLAEARRCAVELALAHPDWRVSVQTHKILGVP, encoded by the coding sequence ATGCGAAGCTATCGGATCAAAGCAATCTGGAAGACGCTGCAGGGCGAGGGTTTCTTTGCCGGACGCCCGGCCGTGTTCGTGCGTTTTGTGGGCTGCAACCTGTGGTCGGGCTACGAACAGGACCGGGAGCGCGACGCCCGGCGCACGGGCGCCGACTGTCCGCGCTGGTGCGACACGGACTTTCGGAAGGAAGGCAGCCGCGCCTATACGGCCGACGAGCTGGTGGCGGCCATGCAGGAAGTGGGCGGTCCGATTCGTTTCTGCGTGCTCACGGGCGGGGAGCCGCTGCTGCAACTCGACGCGGCGCTGATGCGCGCGCTGAAGGCGGCCGGGTACTTCGTGGCCATCGAGACGAACGGAACGATCAGTCTGCGCCAGGCCTGCACCGATCCGGAGACCGGCCAGGTCGTGGCACCCGACTGGATCGTGTGCAGTCCGAAGCTGCCCGAGGATCGGCTGACACTGGAGTACTTCGACGAGCTGAAGCTGGTCATGCCCGACTACCGGCCCGAGCAGTATGCACGTTTTGCGCGGCGGGCGCGCCCGCACCGGGCGGGCGGCCGGCGCGTGCCGCTGCTGTGGCTACAGCCCGAGGACGGTCCCCGTCTGGCGGAAGCCCGGCGCTGCGCCGTCGAACTGGCGCTGGCCCATCCCGACTGGCGCGTCTCCGTCCAGACCCACAAAATCCTCGGCGTACCGTAG
- the atpA gene encoding F0F1 ATP synthase subunit alpha: MATIRPDEITEVLRRELGGFEAEADVYEVGTVLQVGDGIARIYGLRGVGAGELIEFPRSGVTGMALNLEEDNVGVVLFGEVDKVKEGDEARRTRRVASILVSEEMLGRVIDPLGNPLDGKGPIGGEKYEMPLERKAPGVIYREPVREPLQTGIKAIDAMIPIGRGQRELIIGDRQTGKTAVLVDTIINQKYTHQTDKPVYCIYVAVGQKASTVAQVVRALEEHGAMEYTVVVNAPASAPAPMQFIAPFAGACIGEFFRDTGRHALVVYDDLSKQAVAYREVSLLLRRPPGREAYPGDIFYLHSRLLERAAKIISDDAVARQMNNLPPSIKHLVKGGGSLTALPVIETQAGDVSAYIPTNVISITDGQIYLESNLFNAGIRPAINVGISVSRVGGSAQIKAMKKVAGTLRIELAQYRELEAFAKFGSDLDPATQRQLRRGERLVEVLKQGQYQPMPVEEQIAIIYVATQGLLDRLPVEKVRPFEREFLERLRLRHADKLKALAETGDLTDELTEIFRKEAEALIEVYLSGETQPV, encoded by the coding sequence ATGGCAACGATTCGACCGGACGAAATTACCGAGGTGCTCCGACGGGAGCTGGGCGGCTTCGAGGCTGAAGCCGACGTGTACGAGGTGGGCACCGTTCTGCAGGTGGGCGACGGGATCGCCCGCATCTACGGGCTGCGCGGCGTGGGAGCCGGCGAGCTGATCGAGTTTCCGCGCAGCGGCGTGACGGGCATGGCGCTCAACCTCGAAGAGGACAACGTGGGCGTCGTGCTCTTCGGCGAAGTCGACAAGGTCAAAGAAGGCGACGAAGCACGCCGGACGCGCCGCGTGGCTTCGATCCTGGTTTCCGAAGAGATGCTGGGCCGCGTGATCGACCCGCTGGGCAATCCGCTCGACGGCAAAGGTCCCATCGGCGGCGAAAAGTACGAGATGCCGCTCGAGCGCAAGGCCCCGGGCGTAATCTACCGCGAGCCGGTGCGTGAGCCGCTGCAGACGGGTATCAAGGCCATCGACGCGATGATTCCGATCGGCCGCGGCCAGCGCGAGCTCATCATCGGCGACCGCCAGACCGGGAAGACGGCGGTGCTCGTCGATACGATCATCAACCAGAAGTACACGCACCAGACCGACAAGCCGGTCTACTGCATCTACGTGGCCGTCGGGCAGAAGGCCTCGACGGTGGCCCAGGTGGTGCGGGCGCTCGAAGAGCACGGCGCCATGGAGTACACGGTGGTGGTGAACGCACCGGCATCGGCGCCGGCCCCGATGCAGTTCATTGCGCCGTTTGCGGGCGCCTGCATCGGTGAATTCTTCCGCGACACGGGCCGCCACGCGCTCGTCGTCTACGACGACCTCTCGAAGCAGGCGGTGGCCTACCGCGAAGTGTCGCTGCTGCTGCGCCGTCCGCCGGGACGCGAGGCCTATCCGGGCGACATCTTCTACCTGCACAGCCGTCTGCTGGAGCGTGCCGCCAAGATCATCAGCGACGACGCGGTGGCCCGCCAGATGAACAACCTGCCGCCTTCGATCAAACACCTGGTCAAAGGCGGCGGCTCGCTGACGGCGCTGCCGGTCATCGAAACGCAGGCGGGCGACGTGTCGGCCTACATCCCGACGAACGTGATCTCGATCACGGACGGCCAGATTTACCTGGAGTCCAACCTGTTCAACGCGGGCATCCGGCCGGCCATCAACGTGGGTATCTCGGTGAGCCGTGTGGGTGGTAGCGCCCAGATCAAGGCCATGAAGAAGGTAGCCGGTACGCTCCGCATCGAACTGGCCCAGTACCGCGAGCTGGAGGCCTTCGCGAAGTTCGGTTCGGACCTGGACCCGGCCACGCAGCGGCAGCTCCGGCGCGGCGAGCGGCTTGTCGAGGTGCTCAAGCAGGGCCAGTACCAGCCGATGCCCGTCGAAGAGCAGATCGCGATCATCTACGTGGCCACGCAGGGCCTGCTCGACCGCCTGCCCGTCGAGAAGGTGCGGCCCTTCGAGCGGGAATTCCTGGAGCGGTTGCGCCTGCGCCACGCCGACAAGCTGAAGGCGCTGGCCGAGACGGGTGACCTGACCGACGAGCTGACCGAAATCTTCCGCAAAGAGGCCGAAGCGCTCATCGAAGTCTACCTGAGCGGCGAAACCCAACCGGTCTGA
- a CDS encoding 6-pyruvoyl trahydropterin synthase family protein yields MKVAKRFRFEAAHRLPWHPGACRHLHGHSYRLVVGLEGDPDARGILVDFQDLKRLVQPLIDTWDHATLVASDDTALQEALDALGSRYVVLPFDSTAENLCTYVADYLIREAGDWLRARGVRRLWVRLAETETSFAETECALIRDVRPEPAAHAEAR; encoded by the coding sequence ATGAAAGTTGCCAAACGGTTTCGGTTCGAGGCGGCGCACCGGCTGCCCTGGCACCCGGGCGCCTGTCGCCACCTGCACGGACATTCCTACCGGCTCGTCGTCGGGCTCGAAGGCGATCCCGACGCACGGGGCATTCTGGTGGATTTTCAGGACCTGAAACGGCTGGTCCAGCCCCTGATCGACACGTGGGACCACGCCACGCTGGTAGCCTCCGACGACACGGCGCTGCAGGAAGCGCTGGACGCGCTCGGCTCGCGCTACGTGGTACTGCCCTTCGACTCGACGGCCGAGAACCTGTGCACCTACGTGGCCGACTACCTGATCCGGGAGGCCGGCGACTGGCTCCGGGCACGGGGCGTCCGGCGGCTGTGGGTGCGCCTGGCCGAAACCGAGACCTCGTTTGCCGAAACCGAATGCGCGCTGATCCGCGATGTCCGCCCCGAACCTGCTGCCCACGCTGAAGCCCGCTGA
- the atpF gene encoding F0F1 ATP synthase subunit B — protein sequence MNLILAANLVSVEPGLIFWKSLTFLLLLFLLYKFAWKPILQALKEREESIDASLRRAERALAEARQIQAENERIRREAEQEAQRILREAREEAERLRQEELQKTRVQIQQMQAQARAEIEREKQGALDELRAVVADLAIQAAEKILRESLDADRQRRLVERFLESLPASKN from the coding sequence ATGAACCTGATACTGGCAGCCAACCTGGTCTCGGTTGAGCCGGGACTGATCTTCTGGAAGAGCCTGACCTTCCTGCTGCTGCTCTTCCTGCTCTACAAGTTTGCCTGGAAGCCGATTCTTCAGGCGCTCAAAGAGCGGGAAGAGAGCATCGATGCCTCACTGCGTCGCGCGGAGCGGGCGCTGGCCGAGGCGCGCCAGATCCAGGCCGAAAACGAGCGGATCCGCCGCGAGGCCGAGCAGGAAGCGCAGCGCATCCTGCGCGAAGCCCGTGAAGAAGCCGAGCGCCTGCGCCAGGAGGAACTCCAGAAAACCCGGGTGCAAATCCAGCAGATGCAGGCGCAGGCCCGGGCCGAGATCGAGCGCGAAAAGCAGGGGGCGCTCGACGAACTGCGAGCCGTGGTGGCCGACCTGGCCATTCAGGCTGCCGAGAAGATCCTTCGGGAAAGCCTGGACGCCGACCGGCAGCGGCGGCTGGTGGAGCGGTTCCTGGAGTCGCTTCCGGCAAGCAAAAACTGA
- the atpE gene encoding ATP synthase F0 subunit C — MEPTALAFLAAGIGAGIVAIGAGVGIGRLAASAMEGSARQPEAAGDIRTSMIIAAALIEGVALFGLVICFLLAIK; from the coding sequence ATGGAACCAACTGCTCTGGCATTCCTTGCCGCCGGTATCGGTGCGGGCATTGTGGCCATCGGTGCAGGCGTGGGTATTGGCCGCCTGGCCGCTTCGGCCATGGAGGGTTCGGCCCGCCAGCCCGAGGCTGCCGGCGACATCCGGACGTCGATGATCATTGCCGCCGCCCTGATCGAAGGTGTGGCGCTGTTCGGTCTGGTGATCTGCTTCCTGCTGGCGATCAAGTAA
- the atpH gene encoding ATP synthase F1 subunit delta → MQGISHPVARRYARALFEEARARGQAEVIDADVAALHEAFAASRELARVFESPVIPREKKKKIIETLFTGRLQPLTIRFLELLVEKERENLLPAIVAAYRALQDEAQGIVEAHVRTAFPLDEAGARPLVEKLERLTGKKIRLQLKQDPSLIGGVVVRVGDTVYDGSVRQQLAALRERLRRRATFVNGSNESK, encoded by the coding sequence ATGCAGGGAATCAGCCATCCGGTAGCCCGACGCTACGCCCGGGCGCTGTTCGAAGAAGCACGGGCGCGGGGTCAGGCCGAGGTGATCGACGCCGACGTGGCCGCGCTGCACGAAGCCTTCGCGGCCTCGCGGGAACTGGCCCGCGTGTTCGAAAGCCCCGTGATCCCGCGGGAAAAGAAGAAAAAAATCATCGAGACGCTTTTTACCGGGCGGCTGCAGCCGCTGACCATCCGCTTTCTGGAACTGCTGGTAGAAAAGGAGCGGGAAAACCTGCTACCGGCGATCGTGGCGGCCTACCGGGCGTTGCAGGACGAAGCGCAGGGGATCGTCGAGGCGCACGTCCGCACGGCCTTCCCGCTGGATGAGGCGGGCGCCCGGCCGCTCGTGGAAAAGCTGGAGCGGCTGACGGGGAAAAAGATCCGCCTGCAACTCAAGCAGGATCCTTCGCTCATCGGGGGCGTGGTGGTCCGGGTGGGCGATACGGTCTACGACGGCAGCGTGCGCCAGCAACTGGCGGCGCTGCGTGAGCGCCTGCGGCGCAGGGCAACGTTTGTAAACGGCAGCAACGAATCGAAATAG
- a CDS encoding UvrD-helicase domain-containing protein has translation MAFLADLHVHSKYSRATSRDLDLEHLALWAYRKGIAVVATGDFTHPAWMAEIREKLVPAEPGLFRLRDELDREARRLAGVPATTPVRFMLEVEISTIYKKGDRVRKVHHLIYAPDLEKAERIREALGRIGNLSADGRPILGLDSRDLLEITLEAGEGCYLVPAHIWTPWFSVLGSKSGFDSIEECYGDLAEHIFAVETGLSSDPPMNWRLSALDRYTLVSNSDAHSPARLGREACLFDTELDYFAIKRALETGQGYGGTVEFFPEEGKYHLDGHRACGVRLEPSETRALGGHCPVCGRPLTVGVLHRVEELADRPEGTPPTRPMHFESLIPLEEVLAEIENKSARTKAVQQRYERLLRTFGPELTILREVPLEELQQRAGSLLAEAIRRMRAGEVIREAGYDGTYGVIRLFTDAERKQGNAVGLLFELPEPTPPRKKRPATSEPPLPRPSRVAEPTPPPLHTPPRNGSGGLLVGLDPEQQAAATYTDGPVLVVAGPGTGKTRTLTYRLAYLIKERGVDSAHCLAVTFTRRAADEMRTRLQALLGEAAADVTVTTFHGLGLELLQTCGDRLGLPQPLRVATEAEQRAVLEAQGLSPTQAQRLLPRISYRKRTGQPGDERLEATLQAYDRALRESGRVDYDDLIGLSVRLLKSHPDVADACRERFRWIAVDEFQDVDANQYRLLRLLAPEADARLFVIGDPDQAIYGFRGGDVRCFLRFADDYPATRRVILRQNYRSTQAILEAAARMMARASLVPDRELAAVRPGGVPVEVVACPSERSEAIFVAETIEKLIGGTSYYALDSGRADGEEHSYTFGDVAVLYRTEAQAAELQEVLAQAGIPYQKRSHRLLAELPEVEALLAYLQENPEGPLTERLERWAATSTPEREALLGVLRTLATQCGDDLEAFRNELTLRSEADLWDARAEGVSLLTLHAAKGLEFRVVFIVGCEEGLLPLTYDGRLDPEQEAEERRLLFVGMTRAQERLFLTHTQRRRWMGRVRTPEPSRFLADLPARFVRRRTHTVRRVPTGGRQLELF, from the coding sequence ATGGCTTTTCTGGCCGATCTGCACGTACACTCGAAGTACTCCCGCGCCACCAGCCGCGATCTGGATCTGGAGCACCTGGCGCTCTGGGCCTACCGCAAGGGCATCGCCGTCGTGGCCACGGGCGACTTCACGCACCCGGCCTGGATGGCCGAAATCCGCGAAAAGCTCGTGCCGGCCGAGCCGGGCCTGTTCCGGTTGCGCGACGAGCTGGACCGCGAGGCGCGTCGCCTGGCCGGCGTGCCCGCCACGACGCCCGTGCGCTTCATGCTGGAAGTGGAAATCTCCACAATCTACAAGAAAGGCGATCGCGTCCGGAAAGTCCACCACCTCATCTATGCGCCGGATCTGGAAAAGGCCGAACGAATCCGTGAGGCACTCGGGCGCATCGGCAACCTGAGCGCGGACGGCCGGCCCATCCTCGGGCTGGACTCCCGCGATCTGCTCGAAATCACGCTCGAAGCGGGCGAGGGCTGCTACCTGGTGCCCGCGCACATCTGGACGCCCTGGTTTTCGGTGCTGGGCTCGAAGTCAGGTTTCGATTCCATCGAGGAATGCTATGGCGATCTGGCCGAGCACATCTTTGCCGTGGAGACCGGCCTGTCGTCCGATCCGCCCATGAACTGGCGGCTTTCGGCGCTGGATCGCTACACGCTGGTGTCGAACTCCGACGCCCACTCGCCGGCCAGACTGGGCCGTGAGGCCTGCCTGTTCGACACCGAGCTGGACTATTTCGCCATCAAGCGGGCGCTGGAAACGGGACAGGGCTACGGCGGCACCGTCGAGTTCTTTCCGGAAGAAGGCAAATACCACCTGGACGGCCACCGCGCCTGTGGCGTGCGGCTGGAGCCGTCCGAAACGCGGGCGCTGGGCGGCCACTGTCCGGTCTGTGGCCGCCCGCTCACCGTGGGCGTACTGCACCGCGTCGAGGAGCTGGCCGACCGCCCCGAGGGGACACCGCCGACGCGACCCATGCACTTCGAGAGCCTGATTCCGCTTGAAGAGGTGCTGGCCGAGATCGAAAACAAGAGCGCCCGAACGAAGGCCGTCCAGCAGCGCTACGAACGGCTGCTTCGGACGTTCGGTCCGGAGCTGACGATCCTCCGGGAGGTGCCGCTGGAAGAACTGCAACAGCGCGCGGGATCGCTGCTGGCCGAGGCGATCCGACGCATGCGGGCCGGCGAGGTCATCCGCGAGGCGGGCTACGATGGGACCTACGGCGTCATCCGGCTGTTCACCGACGCCGAGCGCAAGCAGGGCAACGCCGTAGGGCTGCTGTTCGAGCTGCCTGAACCGACACCTCCCCGTAAGAAACGTCCGGCCACTTCCGAGCCCCCGCTGCCGCGTCCTTCCCGGGTGGCCGAGCCGACTCCGCCGCCGCTTCACACACCGCCGCGCAACGGAAGCGGTGGGCTGCTGGTCGGACTCGACCCGGAGCAGCAGGCGGCTGCCACGTACACCGACGGGCCGGTGCTTGTGGTGGCGGGGCCGGGCACGGGCAAGACGCGCACGCTCACCTACCGGCTGGCCTATCTGATCAAAGAGCGCGGCGTCGATTCGGCGCATTGCCTGGCCGTCACGTTCACGCGCCGGGCCGCTGACGAAATGCGCACGCGCCTGCAGGCGCTGCTGGGCGAAGCGGCCGCCGACGTTACGGTGACCACCTTCCACGGCCTCGGGCTTGAATTGCTGCAGACCTGCGGCGACCGGCTGGGGCTGCCGCAGCCGCTCCGGGTGGCGACCGAAGCCGAGCAGCGGGCCGTGCTCGAAGCGCAGGGCCTTTCGCCCACGCAGGCGCAGCGCCTGCTGCCCCGCATTTCCTACCGAAAACGGACGGGCCAGCCGGGCGACGAGCGTCTGGAAGCCACGCTGCAGGCCTACGACCGCGCCCTTCGTGAAAGCGGCCGCGTGGACTACGACGACCTGATCGGCCTGAGCGTGCGCCTGCTGAAAAGCCATCCCGACGTGGCGGACGCCTGTCGCGAACGCTTCCGCTGGATCGCTGTCGATGAGTTTCAGGATGTGGACGCCAATCAATACCGGCTACTTCGGCTGCTGGCGCCGGAGGCCGACGCCCGGCTGTTCGTCATCGGCGACCCGGACCAGGCGATCTACGGCTTCCGCGGCGGCGACGTGCGCTGCTTCCTCCGGTTTGCCGACGACTACCCGGCAACCCGGCGCGTGATCCTTCGTCAGAACTATCGTTCGACGCAGGCCATTCTGGAAGCGGCCGCTCGGATGATGGCGCGTGCTTCGCTGGTGCCCGATCGGGAACTGGCGGCCGTGCGTCCGGGGGGCGTGCCCGTCGAAGTCGTGGCCTGTCCGAGCGAGCGCTCTGAGGCCATTTTTGTGGCGGAAACGATCGAAAAGCTCATCGGCGGCACGTCGTACTATGCGCTCGACAGCGGCCGGGCCGACGGGGAGGAGCACAGCTACACGTTCGGCGACGTGGCCGTGCTCTACCGCACCGAAGCGCAGGCGGCCGAGCTTCAGGAAGTGCTCGCGCAGGCCGGCATCCCCTATCAGAAGCGCAGCCACCGGCTGCTGGCCGAGCTGCCGGAGGTTGAGGCGCTGCTGGCTTATCTGCAGGAAAACCCCGAAGGCCCGCTGACCGAGCGCCTGGAGCGCTGGGCGGCAACAAGTACTCCGGAGCGCGAGGCGCTGCTCGGTGTGCTTCGTACGCTGGCCACGCAGTGCGGCGACGATCTGGAAGCCTTCCGGAACGAACTGACACTTCGCAGCGAGGCAGACCTGTGGGACGCGCGGGCCGAGGGCGTTTCGCTGCTGACGCTGCACGCGGCCAAGGGGCTGGAATTCCGCGTCGTGTTTATTGTGGGCTGTGAAGAGGGACTGCTGCCGCTGACCTACGACGGCCGCCTTGATCCGGAGCAGGAGGCCGAGGAGCGTCGGCTGTTGTTCGTGGGTATGACGCGGGCGCAGGAGCGACTTTTCCTGACGCATACGCAGCGACGGCGCTGGATGGGCCGTGTGCGCACGCCCGAGCCGTCGCGCTTTCTGGCCGATCTGCCCGCACGGTTCGTCCGCCGCAGGACCCACACCGTGCGGCGCGTTCCCACCGGCGGCCGTCAGCTGGAACTGTTCTGA
- the queF gene encoding preQ(1) synthase produces the protein MQAMTEQERQALAEKLAALREEALAHTEQALAYMARFGVRPEGRIQPFLPPEARQQHIDRLPYEHAVRQVVVYETEPGEFSAVCPFSGLPDYGVLRIEYVPGSWILELKSLKYYIVSWRNIGAAQEDLTAIIYQDLMRHLEDPEYLRVTTVYNVRGGIRTTCTIDSREQGR, from the coding sequence ATGCAGGCGATGACCGAGCAGGAGCGGCAGGCGCTGGCCGAGAAGCTGGCGGCGCTTCGCGAAGAGGCGCTGGCGCACACCGAACAGGCCCTGGCCTACATGGCCCGCTTTGGCGTGCGGCCCGAAGGGCGCATTCAGCCCTTCTTGCCGCCGGAGGCGCGGCAGCAGCACATCGATCGATTGCCCTACGAGCACGCCGTGCGTCAGGTGGTCGTCTACGAGACCGAACCCGGCGAATTTTCGGCCGTCTGTCCATTTTCGGGGTTGCCGGATTACGGCGTGCTCCGGATCGAGTACGTGCCCGGAAGCTGGATCCTCGAGCTGAAAAGCCTCAAGTACTACATCGTCTCCTGGCGTAACATCGGCGCGGCGCAGGAAGACCTGACGGCCATCATCTACCAGGACCTGATGCGCCACCTCGAAGACCCCGAATATCTCCGCGTGACCACCGTGTACAACGTGCGCGGGGGAATCCGGACCACCTGCACGATCGACAGCCGCGAGCAGGGCCGTTAA